A single Lolium perenne isolate Kyuss_39 chromosome 6, Kyuss_2.0, whole genome shotgun sequence DNA region contains:
- the LOC127321378 gene encoding putative leucine-rich repeat receptor-like serine/threonine-protein kinase At2g19230 has protein sequence MCKSSSGALAPTASRRRSRSSSSAAASFSAAAPSTSSGPDRHTTNTNTSNTTTSSTSSRSSRSSLAAARASLPPPPLLYPFHELTAATNGFLAKRDASSTYWRCSLRGRDAALFQLRALPGLTRADASAALARTARYHHASLAPLLGACLAGPHVYLAYSHPPAAASLAACLLRAGPASGSSILGTWLSRVQVAADVAQGLDYVHTHADAVHGRVSPSTVLLVPDPDGLRASLTHFGADQFAQPDAAAQSDSDVHAFGVLLLQLLSGEAEASRFRFDRATKEFATVSVLDTAAEALATGRVRTWVDRRLGDSFPVAAAEKLLEVGLRCASPEDRPPPEMSWVAGKVSKAYVESRTWARQLQHSDGLSSVSVAPR, from the coding sequence ATGTGCAAGTCCAGCTCAGGCGCACTGGCACCCACTGCGTCTCGCCGCCGTTCacgttcctcctcctccgccgccgcatccttctccgccgccgcgccCTCCACCTCGTCCGGGCCCGACCGCCAcaccaccaacaccaacaccagcaACACCACCACCTCGTCGACCTCCTCCAGGTCCAGCCGCTCGAGCCTGGCCGCGGCCCGCGCGTCCCTGCCGCCCCCGCCGCTCCTCTACCCCTTCCACGAGCTCACCGCCGCCACCAACGGCTTCCtcgccaagcgcgacgcctcctccACCTACTGGCGCTGCTCCCTCCGCGGCCGCGACGCCGCCCTCTTCCAGCTCCGCGCGCTCCCGGGCCTCACCCGCGCCGACGCCTCCGCCGCGCTCGCCCGCACCGCCCGCTACCACCACGCCAGCCTCGCCCCGCTGCTCGGCGCCTGCCTCGCCGGGCCCCACGTCTACCTCGCCTACAGCcacccgcccgccgccgcctcgctcgcCGCCTGCCTCCTCCGCGCCGGTCCCGCCAGCGGCAGCAGCATTCTCGGCACGTGGCTCTCCCGCGTCCAGGTCGCCGCCGACGTCGCCCAGGGCCTCGACTACGTCCACACCCACGCCGACGCCGTCCACGGCCGCGTCTCCCCCTCCACCGTCCTCCTCGTCCCCGACCCGGACGGCCTGCGCGCCAGCCTCACCCACTTCGGCGCCGACCAGTTCGCCCAGCCCGACGCCGCCGCCCAGTCGGACTCGGACGTGCACGCGTTCGGGGTGCTGCTGCTGCAGCTGCTCTCCGGGGAGGCCGAGGCGTCCAGGTTCCGCTTCGACAGGGCCACCAAGGAGTTCGCGACCGTGTCGGTGCTGGACACGGCGGCGGAGGCGCTGGCGACGGGGCGCGTCAGGACCTGGGTCGACAGGAGGCTCGGGGACTCGTTCCCCGTCGCGGCCGCCGAGAAGCTGCTGGAGGTGGGGCTCCGGTGCGCGTCGCCGGAGGACAGGCCGCCGCCGGAGATGTCGTGGGTCGCCGGGAAAGTGTCCAAGGCGTACGTCGAGTCCCGCACGTGGGCGCGGCAGCTGCAGCACTCGGACGGCCTCTCCTCCGTCTCGGTGGCGCCGCGATAG